One Lepus europaeus isolate LE1 chromosome 7, mLepTim1.pri, whole genome shotgun sequence DNA segment encodes these proteins:
- the LOC133764738 gene encoding olfactory receptor 8D2-like, which yields MDAGNHSSVAYFILEGLTDEPGLQLPLLLLFLLIYMVSIVGNLGLVFLIRISSQLHTPMYYFLSNLSFIDLCYSSVIIPKMLMNFVSEKNSLSFPECMAQLFFFCFFGIDDSYMLTAMAYDRYVAICKPLLYNVTMSPRICFLLVTSVYTMGALGAFVHTSYISSRSFCGTNVIHHYFCDILPLLNISCSRDNTKELLVMILVGFNVLACVLPIFTSYTFILSSILQIHSAEGRSKAFSTCSSHLAAVGVFYGSIIFMYFKPSTSDTIQEKVASVFYTTVIPMINPLIYSLRNKDVKEALQKFLSSRIFSESV from the coding sequence ATGGATGCAGGAAATCATTCTTCAGTAGCCTATTTTATCCTTGAGGGGTTGACAGATGAGCCAGGGCTCCAGCTCCCTCTCTTACTACTCTTTCTACTGATTTACATGGTCTCCATTGTGGGAAACTTGGGCTTGGTCTTTTTAATCAGGATCAGTTCACAGCTGCACACTCCTATGTACTATTTTCTCAGTAACTTGTCCTTCATAGATCTCTGTTATTCGTCTGTCATAATTCCCAAGATGTTAATGAACTTTGTGTCAGAGAAGAATTCCTTGTCTTTTCCTGAGTGCATGGCCCagctgtttttcttttgcttctttggCATTGATGACTCCTACATGCTGACAGCCATGGCATATGATCGTTATGTTGCCATCTGTAAGCCCTTGCTCTACAATGTCACCATGTCCCCCCGTATCTGTTTTCTACTGGTCACCAGCGTGTATACAATGGGAGCTTTGGGGGCTTTTGTCCATACCAGCTATATATCTAGCCGTTCCTTCTGTGGGACTAATGTCATCCATCACTACTTTTGTGACATCCTTCCTCTTCTGAATATATCTTGCTCAAGAGACAACACTAAGGAGCTTTTAGTGATGATTCTGGTTGGATTTAACGTGTTGGCATGTGTGTTACCCATCTTCACCTCTTACACCTTCATCCTTTCCAGCATTCTGCAAATTCATTCAGCCGAAGGTAGGTCCAAAGCCTTCAGTACCTGCAGCTCCCATCTTGCAGCTGTTGGGGTCTTCTATGGCTCCATCATCTTCATGTATTTTAAACCATCTACCAGCGACACAATCCAGGAGAAGGTGGCCTCTGTATTTTACACCACAGTGATTCCCATGATTAACCCCCTTATCTACAGCCTTAGGAATAAGGATGTCAAGGAAGCTCTACAGAAATTTCTCAGTAGTAGAATATTTTCTGAGTCTGTGTAA
- the LOC133763946 gene encoding olfactory receptor 10D1B-like, protein MRNASMVAEFILLGIPHTEGLETMLLILFLSFYVFTLLGNLLILLAIVSSTRLHTPMYFFLCKLSVCDIFFPSVSSPKMLFYLSGNSRTISYAGCVSQLFFYHFLGCTECFLYTVMAYDRFVAICYPLRYTIIMSHRVCAILATGTSLFGCVQATFLTTLTFQLPYCGPNDVDYYFCDIPVMLKLACADTSSLEMVGFISVGLMPLSCFLLILTSYSCIVCSILRIRSKEGRRRAFSTCSAHLTAILLSFMPVVLIYLQPTPNPWLNATVQILNNLVTPMLNPLIYSLRNKEVKYSLRKVLQEAASFSDK, encoded by the coding sequence ATGAGGAATGCCTCGATGGTGGCCGAGTTTATCCTGCTGGGCATCCCCCACACAGAGGGTCTGGAGACCATGCTGCTTATCCTGTTTTTGTCCTTCTATGTCTTCACCCTTCTGGGGAACTTGCTCATCCTACTAGCAATTGTTTCCTCCACTCGGCTTCACACTCCTATGTACTTCTTCCTGTGCAAACTGTCTGTATGCGATATATTTTTCCCTTCTGTGAGTTCCCCCAAGATGCTGTTCTACCTCTCAGGGAACAGCCGCACCATCTCCTATGCAGGCTGCGTGTCCCAGCTCTTCTTCTACCATTTCCTGGGCTGCACCGAGTGTTTCCTGTACACAGTGATGGCCTACGACCGCTTTGTTGCCATATGTTACCCTCTGCGATACACGATCATCATGAGTCACAGAGTGTGTGCCATCCTGGCCACTGGGACCTCATTGTTTGGCTGTGTTCAGGCCACCTTTCTAACCACTCTCACCTTCCAATTGCCCTACTGTGGCCCCAATGATGTGGACTATTACTTCTGTGATATCCCAGTGATGCTGAAGCTGGCTTGTGCAGATACCTCATCCCTGGAGATGGTGGGGTTCATCAGCGTGGGCCTCATGCCCCTCAGCTGCTTCCTTCTCATCCTCACCTCCTACAGCTGCATTGTTTGCTCAATTCTTCGAATTCGATCTAAAGAGGGCCGACGCCGTgccttctccacctgcagtgcccacctcACCGCCATCCTTCTCTCCTTCATGCCAGTGGTCCTTATCTACCTGCAACCCACTCCTAATCCCTGGCTTAATGCAACTGTTCAGATACTGAATAACCTGGTTACTCCCATGCTGAACCCTTTGATCTATAGCTTAAGAAACAAGGAAGTAAAGTATTCTCTGAGAAAGGTGCTACAGGAGGCGGCATCCTTTTCTGACAAGTGA